One Danio aesculapii chromosome 22, fDanAes4.1, whole genome shotgun sequence genomic window carries:
- the LOC130216693 gene encoding granzyme B-like: MTMVIISLLLLVSLPPQLTFTAHVGIVNGNEATPHSRPYMVSVQYKGHHICGGFLINEAFVLTAAHCRTNITLYLTIMVGAHNLQNMSQGAKRIRVKSYYKHLDYYDRPRYVNDIMLLKVKNRQTGLIEKVTRSQTVSWISIPKENGGINKDAVCSVAGWGSLVFNGTPSPVLMETNVKIMNNANCEERLQSEFLPSQMMCVYGDGGSCSGDSGGPLVCGDTAVGVTSFVDTNICNSPEYPNVYTKISAFLQWINNIIKSDI; this comes from the exons ATGACCATGGTCATCATCTCTCTGCTCCTACTGGTTTCTCTGCCGCCACAGCTGACCTTCACTG CTCATGTGGGCATAGTGAACGGCAATGAAGCAACACCTCATTCCAGACCTTACATGGTTTCTGTTCAATATAAAGGGCATCATATCTGTGGTGGATTCCTCATCAATGAAGCGTTTGTGTTGACCGCTGCACATTGCAGAACCAA CATTACTCTATATCTGACAATCATGGTTGGTGCACATAACCTACAAAATATGAGCCAAGGAGCCAAACGCATCAGAGTGAAGTCCTATTACAAACATCTGGATTATTATGATAGACCAAGATATGTAAATGACATCATGCTTTTAAAGGTAAAAAACAGACAAACAGGCCTGAT AGAAAAGGTCACAAGAAGCCAAACTGTAAGTTGGATATCTATACCAAAAGAAAATGGAGGCATCAACAAAGATGCGGTTTGCAGTGTTGCAGGTTGGGGAAGTTTGGTTTTTAATGGCACGCCAAGTCCAGTCCTCATGGAAACAAATGTGAAGATCATGAATAACGCAAACTGTGAAGAGAGATTGCAATCAGAGTTCTTACCTTCGCAGATGATGTGTGTATACGGCGATGGAGGAAGCTGCAgt GGGGATTCAGGAGGTCCTTTGGTTTGTGGagacactgctgttggtgtcacATCTTTTGTGGACACTAATATCTGCAATTCGCCTGAGTATCCTAATGTGTATACTAAGATTTCAGCATTTCTTCAGTGGATCAACAATATAATTAAAAGTGATATTTGA